In Astyanax mexicanus isolate ESR-SI-001 chromosome 17, AstMex3_surface, whole genome shotgun sequence, a single window of DNA contains:
- the mfhas1 gene encoding malignant fibrous histiocytoma-amplified sequence 1 homolog, which produces MAENEANLKTARLWRDAALRSRKLRSSLRQLTLSTKNDSQTITLPEDIKEIEVLNLGNNALQELPEGLGSTLTRLRILILRRNKFAAVPSAVFQLSQLVELDLSHNCLKHFSEDIDLLKGLKKLCISHNKIQYLPSQIGTLQCLEELDISFNELHDFPRSFSQLRRLRTLDVDHNKLQHFPPEVLALSDLEELDCSGNKLEGLPGNIMMLQSIKILWLSSTHIVSLPETFSDLQNLESLMLDNNLLTALPQSFGKLQRLKMLNLSSNSFEDFPQVVLKIARLEELYLSRNQLSFLPEEVGLLSNLANLWLDNNRITFLPDSIVELEKLEELVLQGNQIAILPDNFGKLAKVNIWKVKDNPLIQPPYEVCMKGIPYIAAYQKELAHSQPAVKPRLKLVLMGQKNAGKTRLRQCIVSKALDAKTIPGDRGIDVTNWVADLHRSLTFIVYDLSGKQNYDLIKPFFLSPGALYILVVNLKAYTCRTFYSSVGYFLHLLSAKVPHAVVCIVGTHTDLCEEMELEEKCLDIHRQISLQEKRDIDCLHTLAVQVDQALEQGYDVRASSPHVLFYGVSDKNLRRKKAQLQYMLNNRLQILSPVFCVSCTEAQKNVQRLKEKLMSVADHRQIFPNLHRVLPKSWQMLEELHFKPKDLWLSWWDSARLGLQAGLTEDRLQSALSYLHESGKLLYFEDSITLKEYVFHNLPRFIAILNVFFQKDLATMLEKLHLEEDGGDVENNAAASASQMQHHVEGFLLHGLLPSNIIRLLLRPLVQTQQDLHLIMELLEKMGVCYCINKPRSKPLNGATVMYRFPSLVSNEESCAEPWLNGGSLIPGQFFSVEQLQIEYSFPFLIPPGLFTRYSVQINNHVVQRSDGRHYIFAYRGKVPVMVSYRPSRNRLQPETLAISSHASLPNIWTAWQAITPLLEELNVLLQEWPGLHYSVHILCSKCLKRGSPNPHSFPGELLSQPRPEGLMEIVCPKNGSERVNVALVYPPSPTLVSPSHK; this is translated from the coding sequence ATGGCTGAGAACGAGGCGAACCTAAAGACGGCCAGGCTGTGGAGGGACGCAGCCCTGCGCTCCAGGAAGCTGAGGAGCAGCCTGAGGCAGCTCACGCTCAGCACCAAGAACGACAGCCAGACCATCACCCTCCCTGAAGACATCAAGGAGATCGAGGTGCTCAACCTGGGCAACAACGCCCTGCAGGAGCTGCCAGAAGGACTGGGATCCACCCTGACCAGGCTGCGCATCCTCATCCTCCGCAGGAACAAGTTTGCAGCTGTACCTTCTGCAGTGTTCCAGCTCAGCCAGCTGGTCGAGCTGGACCTCAGCCACAACTGCCTCAAGCACTTCTCGGAGGACATTGACCTCCTGAAAGGCCTCAAAAAGCTCTGCATCAGCCATAACAAGATCCAGTACCTCCCCTCGCAGATTGGCACCCTGCAGTGCTTGGAGGAGCTGGACATCAGCTTCAACGAGCTCCACGACTTCCCCAGGTCCTTCTCCCAGCTCAGGAGGCTGCGGACCCTTGACGTGGACCATAACAAGCTCCAGCACTTCCCGCCAGAGGTTCTGGCTCTGAGCGACCTGGAGGAGCTTGACTGCTCTGGCAACAAGCTAGAAGGTCTCCCGGGCAATATCATGATGCTCCAGTCCATTAAAATACTCTGGCTGAGCAGCACCCACATCGTCTCCTTACCCGAGACGTTCAGcgacctgcagaatttggagagCTTGATGCTCGACAACAACCTGCTCACAGCCCTGCCGCAGTCATTTGGTAAACTGCAAAGACTAAAGATGCTGAATCTCTCGTCCAACTCCTTTGAAGACTTCCCTCAGGTCGTTCTTAAAATCGCTCGCTTGGAGGAGTTGTACTTGAGCCGAAACCAGTTGTCTTTTCTTCCAGAAGAAGTGGGCCTGCTGTCTAACCTCGCTAACTTGTGGCTGGACAACAATAGAATAACCTTCCTTCCAGACTCCATCGTAGAGCTGGAGAAACTGGAGGAGCTGGTTTTACAGGGTAATCAAATAGCCATACTCCCAGACAACTTCGGTAAACTCGCCAAAGTCAACATTTGGAAAGTGAAGGACAATCCTCTCATACAGCCTCCGTATGAGGTCTGCATGAAGGGGATCCCTTATATTGCTGCCTATCAGAAGGAGCTCGCACACTCTCAACCTGCTGTTAAACCAAGATTAAAGCTTGTTCTGATGGGGCAGAAAAATGCAGGGAAAACTAGGCTCAGGCAGTGCATCGTAAGCAAAGCGCTGGACGCCAAGACGATACCTGGTGATAGAGGAATAGACGTGACCAACTGGGTAGCGGACTTGCATCGCAGTCTCACGTTCATCGTGTACGACTTATCAGGGAAGCAGAACTATGACCTCATCAAACCCTTTTTCCTCTCACCTGGAGCTCTGTACATTTTAGTGGTCAATTTAAAGGCCTACACGTGCAGGACCTTCTACTCCAGCGTGGGGTATTTCCTTCACCTGCTCAGTGCTAAAGTACCCCACGCTGTGGTGTGCATTGTGGGCACCCACACTGACCTTTGTGAGGAAATGGAGCTGGAGGAGAAGTGCTTGGACATCCACAGACAGATCTCCCTGCAGGAGAAGAGAGACATTGATTGTCTACATACACTTGCTGTGCAGGTGGACCAGGCCCTGGAGCAGGGCTACGACGTCCGGGCATCCAGCCCTCACGTACTCTTTTACGGCGTCTCGGACAAGAACCTGAGACGCAAGAAGGCCCAGCTGCAGTACATGTTGAACAATCGTTTGCAGATTTTGTCTCCGGTGTTTTGCGTCAGCTGCACGGAGGCACAGAAAAATGTCCAGCGCTTGAAAGAGAAGCTCATGTCGGTTGCTGACCACCGGCAGATCTTTCCTAATCTCCACAGAGTGCTGCCAAAGTCTTGGCAGATGCTGGAAGAGCTCCACTTTAAGCCAAAGGATCTGTGGCTATCTTGGTGGGACTCGGCCAGGTTGGGCCTCCAGGCAGGCCTGACCGAGGACCGCCTGCAGAGTGCCCTCTCGTACCTGCACGAGAGTGGCAAGCTGCTGTACTTTGAGGACAGCATCACTTTAAAAGAATATGTCTTCCATAATCTGCCACGGTTCATCGCCATCTTGAATGTCTTCTTTCAGAAGGACCTCGCAACGATGCTGGAAAAGCTGCACTTGGAGGAGGACGGTGGAGATGTGGAGAATAATGCTGCCGCCTCTGCATCTCAAATGCAACATCACGTGGAAGGCTTCCTGTTGCATGGCCTTCTGCCGTCCAACATCATCCGCCTGCTCCTCAGACCTCTCGTTCAGACCCAGCAGGACTTGCACCTCATCATGGAGCTGCTGGAGAAGATGGGGGTTTGCTACTGCATCAATAAACCTCGCAGCAAGCCACTGAACGGGGCCACTGTCATGTACAGGTTCCCCAGTTTGGTCAGTAATGAGGAGTCCTGTGCAGAACCCTGGCTGAACGGGGGCTCTTTGATTCCAGGGCAGTTCTTTTCTGTAGAACAGCTGCAGATAGAGTACAGCTTTCCATTTCTCATCCCTCCTGGGCTGTTTACACGCTACAGTGTGCAGATCAACAACCACGTGGTGCAGCGCTCTGATGGGAGGCATTACATCTTCGCTTACAGGGGGAAAGTGCCTGTGATGGTGAGCTACAGGCCCTCACGGAACAGACTGCAGCCGGAGACACTCGCCATCTCTAGCCATGCATCTTTGCCAAATATCTGGACAGCTTGGCAAGCTATAACCCCCCTTCTGGAGGAGCTGAATGTTCTCCTGCAGGAATGGCCTGGGCTGCATTATTCTGTACATATCCTGTGTTCCAAGTGCCTGAAGAGAGGGTCACCCAACCCACATTCCTTCCCAG
- the eri1 gene encoding 3'-5' exoribonuclease 1 translates to MEENRENIPIKPENTQSGDQQEDCGCSNGSGSEQKLDCCGEAHPPSKAHGDFSDPVYKEIALTNGTINQMSKDELRAKCAELKLDTRGVKDVLNKRLKNYYKKQKLKQAAAGAPADTYYDYICVVDFEATCEENNPSDFVHEIIEFPVVLIDTHTLEMVDYFQEYVKPELNPQLSDFCVELTGITQEMVDEADTFPKVFRRVVSWLQKKELGTKYKYALLTDGSWDMSKFLYTQCRLSRIRYPQFARKWINIRKSYGNYYKVARNQTKLNCMLENLGMHYEGRPHCGLDDSRNIARIAIRMLKDGCQLRVNEHMHGNELQSVPINAPFEGAPPPQKPKSRD, encoded by the exons ATGGAGGAAAACAGAGAGAATATCCCCATAAAACCCGAAAATACACAGTCTGGAGATCAGCAGGAGGACTGCGGCTGCTCTAACGGGAGCGGT TCTGAACAAAAACTTGACTGTTGTGGAGAAGCACATCCTCCATCTAAAGCCCATGGGGATTTTAGTGACCCTGTGTATAAAGAGATAGCACTTACAAACGGCACCATCAACCAGATGAGTAAGGATGAACTGCGGGCTAAATGTGCGGAGCTAAAGCTTGACACACG AGGAGTTAAAGATGTTCTGAATAAACGTCTGAAGAACTACTATAAGAAGCAGAAGCTGAAGCAGGCGGCTGCAGGAGCACCAGCTGACACGTACTATGACTACATCTGCGTGGTGGACTTCGAGGCTACATGTGAAGAGAATAATCCATCAGATTTCGTCCATGAAATCATTGAGTTTCCTGTTGTTCTGATCGACACACACACCTTGGAGATG GTAGATTATTTTCAGGAGTATGTGAAACCAGAGCTGAATCCTCAGCTTTCAGACTTCTGCGTTGAACTAACAGGAATAACACAG GAAATGGTAGATGAGGCAGATACTTTTCCTAAGGTTTTTCGCAGAGTGGTTTCCTGGCTTCAGAAGAAAGAGCTCGGCACCAAGTACAAATACGCTCTACTAACAGACGG GTCTTGGGATATGAGTAAATTCCTTTACACACAATGCCGCTTAAGTCGAATTCGCTACCCTCAGTTTGCCAGGAAGTGGATCAACATTAGAAAGTCCTATGGAAACTATTACAAG GTCGCTCGCAACCAGACCAAACTCAACTGCATGCTGGAGAATCTGGGGATGCACTACGAGGGCAGACCCCACTGTGGCCTTGATGACTCGCGCAACATTGCACGTATTGCCATCCGTATGCTGAAGGATGGGTGCCAGCTGAGGGTCAATGAACACATGCACGGAAATGAACTACAGAGCGTGCCTATTAATGCACCTTTTGAAGGAGCCCCGCCTCCTCAGAAGCCCAAAAGTAGAGACTAG
- the ppp1r3b gene encoding protein phosphatase 1 regulatory subunit 3B, with product MPVELAMPIYHANDEFQSRKSSKYKRPLRPCLHPNRVPPLGFRSPPQQPERNGVQESSLKDRGRTKKQVSFADHKGLALTMVKIFSKFDDPIDVPLSIQQLFSSALRVSEEENKLVLDFAQPSADYLRFRQRLEEDLVCLENCMLKDRAVAGTVKVKNLSFEKFVKVRITFDTWKSHTDVDCLYIKDTYVGSDRDTFSFEVNLPEQVPPHERIEFAVFYVVNGITYWDSNRGQNYRIIHSSLKRSSIDFMNSSSSAHQRYGGGGDWDIHFDRYGSPRCSHGIFAEWPSYAGYEELGPYY from the coding sequence ATGCCGGTGGAATTGGCTATGCCTATTTACCACGCCAACGACGAATTTCAGAGCAGAAAGTCTTCCAAGTACAAGAGACCCCTGCGGCCATGCCTGCACCCGAACCGGGTCCCCCCGCTCGGCTTCCGCTCGCCTCCGCAGCAGCCCGAGCGGAACGGGGTGCAGGAGTCATCTCTGAAGGACCGCGGCAGGACGAAGAAGCAGGTGTCCTTCGCTGACCACAAGGGGCTGGCCCTCACCATGGTGAAGATCTTCTCCAAGTTCGACGATCCTATTGATGTCCCGCTCAGCATTCAGCAGCTGTTCTCCTCTGCGCTTCGCGTCTCCGAAGAGGAGAATAAGCTCGTCCTCGACTTTGCGCAGCCGTCTGCAGATTACCTGCGGTTTCGTCAGCGCCTGGAGGAGGACCTGGTCTGCTTGGAGAACTGCATGCTGAAGGACAGAGCCGTGGCGGGAACCGTCAAAGTCAAAAACCTTTCCTTCGAGAAGTTTGTAAAAGTGCGCATCACATTCGACACGTGGAAGAGTCACACGGACGTCGATTGCCTGTACATCAAGGACACTTACGTCGGCTCAGACCGGGACACGTTTTCGTTCGAGGTGAATTTACCTGAGCAGGTGCCGCCTCACGAACGAATCGAGTTCGCCGTCTTCTACGTGGTGAACGGCATCACGTACTGGGACAGCAACCGAGGACAGAACTATAGAATTATCCACTCGTCCCTGAAGAGGAGTTCGATTGACTttatgaacagcagcagcagcgcccaCCAGCGCTACGGCGGCGGCGGTGACTGGGACATACACTTCGACAGGTACGGAAGCCCCAGGTGTTCACATGGGATTTTCGCTGAGTGGCCAAGCTATGCTGGGTATGAGGAACTTGGCCCATATTACTGA